In Paenibacillus dendritiformis, the DNA window CTTTTCTTGCTGCGGCGGCCGAACCTTTTTGTTCCTGTTCTTTCGCTTGCTTTTTGCCATGTATTTCACCCCTTTCCGGAAGTCTATTTGATTAACATCGTGACTAATATAATCACCTTCCTATACATAATATACAACATAATGATTATGATGTCAATCATTTTAGTCAGGTTGTTGATTGTTTTTATTAGGATTGTTATTATGATGTTAGGAAAAACGGAAAGGGGAGTACCAAATGATCGTCAACAAGTTAAGCGAATTGATGGGCCGGAAACGACTGAAAGTAGCGGACGTAGTTAGAATGACCGGACTGGCCCGAAACACCGTAGCCGATCTGTACTACGGCAGATCATCACAAGCAAATTTTGAAACGCTGAATAGGTTGTGCACTGCTTTGGAATGCAACTTAGAGGACATATTGGAATACGTTCCAGACAACGAACAAGAGCCCCGGGAATAATTACCGGGGCCGGGGCTACTATATACATTCCAATGCTTCTAACAAACTTCTAACCATTCTTCTAACAACATGCAAAACCTTGCGAAACCTTCCGGAACCTTATTTTTATATGAATGTTCATAATTCAGCGAACGAGTCGATATAAAACCTTCCCGTACCGAGAGGTAACGCACTCGTAATGCGTAGGTCGGGGGTTCAATTCCCTTCACCAGCACCACTTACATGTCGATAACGGCGCGGCTTCCGGGCTTCCGGGGGCCGCGCTATTTTTCTTGTTTTGCATGCTCATCTACCGATCATCTACCCTTTATCCAGATAAAGCGGCTTTTTCTCCTCAATTTTGCTGTCCAGTGATTGAATCCCCGACATTGCGAACGACAGCAAATAGAACGTGGTATGCATATGACCGCAAAAAAGACCTTGAAAGCACGAAGCCACTCAAGGTCATTTAGACTAAGCATGAATTGATGCCCATTTTTTAAATATTTCCAGTATCGCGCTAAGATTGTTTGGTCCACCGTACCCCTTAAAAGTGTTTGAATCCAATCATTGTTGCTACGTTCTATAATTGTTTTTGGATATTCCTTTTCCTCCAGATTCGTTTCATTTAAACTAATTTCTGCAGACCAACCGGGGTTATCCAATGTAGCAATCCTGAAACCATAACTATGCTCCCAGTCATTATCGCAGTTCTGTAAAAACCAATTCTCCAACCAAATTAATATATCCATTTTTAATCACCACTTCATAGGGGTTTCTTTCCCTGATTTTCTAGGTTCTCTAATTCCTCCTGGAGTCTTAGGATCATGGACGTGTGGTTCTTTAATCTTTTGCCCAGTTACTTTGTTAAAATGTCCATCGAAATATGGACGCATAATTGCGGAGCCGGGGGAATGAGAAATATCTCGATGAGGGCGCCTGCAGGGCGAGGCGGCGGCTTATCTCGTCACACAGCAAAATTGTCTACATATGGTGCTGGAAGACGGATGGAATCTGCATTTATCAAAAAATGACGTTTTTGAGTATGTCTTGCAAGCAAATAAAAGAGCCAGGGGATAAATCCCGTGGCTCTGATCCGGCTTATTTTACTGTGTACTCATTTACTTCAAAGGTGAGGATGTTGGGGAAGATGACAGAATCTGTTCGTTTGCTAACTGGTCCCTTAGTTGTTTTTCAAGACATCAATTAATTTTTTTGTCCAACTAAAGTCTGTTTTCGTAATGGTATTATCTCCATATTTTTTTCCATCTCTATCGATGGCATAGATAAACATTCCTCCCTTAGGACCATCTTCCGGTTGCCAAACAGCATATTTGTAAGCTCTGCTTGTTTCAAATGGTTCCTGTGCATCCCCCCAGTTTGCACCTAATTCTTCCTGAAAAGAGATCCCCGGAAGAAACTGATCAGGGAGGATCGTATTTTTATAAGTTGCCCATGTACTATCTAATCTACCAGGGTCTCTGCCATAAGCTTGCAGAAACAAGTAATCACAAAATGGAGCTACTTTTCTGAACAGACTATGATTGTCTTTATTTGTATCATAAATAAGCAGTTTGCCGCTATTCGACATTGGTCCTAACCGTTGAGACAGAGCTTTAAAAACACCGAAAGCTTTTGTTTCTTTTTCTTGCGTTAACGTTTCCTCCATATCAATATCTAAGCCATCTAAATTGTAGGGAGTTACGTATTTATCTATTAAGGATTGCGCATGATCATCATATTCTGTGGCTGTGGGCATTGTACCAACACTAGGCACGTTATATAGTTCCCTTATATCAATAGTGCGTATCACTTTGGTTTGACGTTCGTGCAAGACAGGCACATACGTATCACGAAGCGTGTCCCAAAATCGTTGTTCATCTGTACCTGGTTTTACATAGTGGAAGACGGAAACGATATCGATTTCTTCAGGAATGTCCGTCATAGCTGTCACATTAGGGTATGGCAGAGTTGAATTTGCATCATGAGGCATGGTGACATCACGCCATGTTCTATAGTATGCCATCATTACAGGAGCTTTTTGGGCTTCAGTTAACTCGTTTCCTAAAGAAGTTGAAGGACTGGCTGTAATCGTTGAGCCGCTCATTAAAGATAAAATTAAAACGGTCGACAAGATGAGCAACATTGATGTTTTCTTCATAAAAGATAACTCCCTTCCTTAAAATGATAATATTTGAGGCATCAAAGTAAGCGGTTACATTTCAGGGGGGGAATTCCTGTTCTCCTTGCTCTAACCTCCCCAAATAAGTAATCAAGTCTTACTTTTTGACTCCCGATTTGCTTGGCGTAAATTCCTTCCTTTTGCAAAACTCTAGAAGCGCTTCAATGCTAGTCGTTTACTTGTTTCGCGAGGAGTCTCCAGCAGCCCTTATGAGTCAAATACATCAAAGGAGCGCCGCTTTTGCAAAAGTGGAGTCATTTATAATATCGAATAGAAATATAAAAAAATGAATAGACCGTAGAACTTTACGAAGTAGTTGCCGTTGGATTCTGTGTGAGTACATTTTATATTGGGATATTTAGCGAAAAGATGTGTTTGCACAGAGTAAAGCCCCACATAGCATGATTTCAGCAGGCTTCATCGCTAGATATGATGATGACTATGAGAGTGTCGATTCGTTTATACCAAGCAGCGGTAAGTATGAATATGAGTTCGAATACAAAAGGAATTCGGTGCAAACATGAGGTTTTGGCTGGAAGACGAAAATAAAAGAGGCATGCAAATTGTAGTATATGATCCGGACAACAAAGAATATGTGAAGGGACATACCTTATCCAGCAACAACTATCGGGTCCTGCTAGAGACAAAACCGACGAAAGAGGGCACCTGCACCATAAAAATCGTGTCAGACGATGGGTCTGGCGGCTGGGATTATGGATTCAATTCTGCTGTTAGAGCGTATTAAGTAACTATTCAACCAAACCGAGCTGTGGAGGATAAGATTCCACGGCTCGGTTTGTAACAAAGACATTGTAAGCTTGCGCGTCAATCCTCGAACAGGTCATCCATCAGGTCATCGATTTCTTGTTTTCGTTTCTTGGTCTCTACTTTATCGAGGGTGAACTGATTGCCGTTAATGATCACGACGTCTCCTGCCTCAGCTTCTGCCGGCAGCAAATATTTCGGATACTCCACGGTGTGGCCATCCACTTCAATCACGGCGAGATCGCATTCGAATCTGTCGATTATCCCTTTAATCATATGGATTACCTCACTGTCTCGAATTTTATTTTTTTGCCATCGCTGATAGCGGTTATCGTTCCTTGCGTGTCGGTCCGGAATGTTTTCGCGTTCGCTTTTTTGAGCTTGTCCATCGTTTCTTTTTTGGGATGGCCATACTTATTGTCCGTTCCCGCGCTAATCACCGCGTAGTCTGGTTGGACCGCGGACAGGAACTTCTGCGACGTCGATGTGTCCGACCCGTGATGGCCCACCTTCAGCACATCAGCGCGCAGCTTTTTTGGATGCTCCAGCATATCCGCCTCGCTGTTGGCTTCCGCATCACCGGTAAAAAGGAAAGAAGTGTCTTTATACTTCAAGTGTAACACGGAGCTCCATTCGTTTAAATCCTTGCCGTATTCCTTAACGGGGGCGACAAATTCAGCCGTAATGCCTTTAAGCGGGATGGCGACTCCGCTCTTGGCCGTCTTGATCCCCAGTTTTTGCTTTTTGACGGCTTTCAAGAAGTCCTCGTAGGTTTGCGTTGTATGGGATACTTTGGGGGCGTAGACGGCTGTGACCTTGAAGGCGTTGATCACATCGTCCAGACCGCCGATATGATCGGCATCCGGATGTGTCGCGATGACGACATCGAGCTGCTTGACGCCGAGATGCTTGAGATACTTCACGACATCCTGTCCCTTGTCATTGTCTCCGCCGTCGATTAGAATATGTTGACCCTGCGGCGTTCTTATGTATGTGGAATCTCCCTGTCCGACATCCAAATAGTAGACTTGCAGCGTGCCGGCCTTTTGCTTTTGAGGGAGAATCAGTGACGTGCCGGCTTCTTTTTGAGTCGATTTCTGCTTATCGGCCTTTCTTATGCTTCCATCCTTGTTATGATAATGGTATTCCCCGTCTTTCAAGCCCCATTGCGCGCAGTTCGTGCGGCAGGTATGGCCGCCGTTCGCATCGGTCTTGCCGGGATGCGCCAGCAGGGCAGGGGAAAATAGTGCGCACAGCAGTGAAAACACGAGCGCTATCGATACGTATGCTTTTCTCATGGTGCCTCCTCTTTCCGATCCTTTTCTCATCGAAGGATTAAGATATATCTATCATATCATCCCTCCGAGAGCAAGATGAGTACAGAAGCGCTTAGAGAAAAAAGCATTCCGTGCTCTGCCTTCCTCTGGGCGTGGAACAGCTGGACGTATAAATTCACGCATGCTAAGATATAAATAGAAGAGGAGCCGTGCGGGAACACGACTCCAGGGCAATAGCCGCTTCAAAGGCGGTGGCTAGTTCAAAGGTCCAGAAATAGATCGCTACCTTTGCCGGGGGCGGTCTATTTCTTTGTGTGCAGGTATATTAGCAGCGTCACCACAAACGTAAATAACGCGAATATCCACAGCCCAAATTGGAACATGATGGATAGTGCTTCATATATGCTCACAGGCATCGCCTCCCTTCCGGGAGATTAGCCGACCGCCCATAAAGCCATTCTATTGCCTATTTATTATACTATATTTTTCCTGAGGACTTCCATGCCGATAACAGCGCAGCCTCCGGATAACGGGGCTGCATTATTTGTTGCGCCCGGAAATGTGAATACCCTGAGCAAACGGGAGAGCGATCAAAAGGCGGCTGGGGCCCGCTCCACATCAAGCCGTTCTCAAGCATGTCACTCGTTCGACGACGAACAGGGGCTGGATTGTCCAGCCCCGTCTCCCTTCTATATTCCGTGCGGCTTCATGCTATTGGCAGCATGCTCCGCTTTTCTTCTTACCGGAATCCATACTTCGCAGATCGACTCGGTCATCTGTTTGTTCACCCAGTAATATTTTTCGATGCACGGGCCTTCCG includes these proteins:
- a CDS encoding helix-turn-helix domain-containing protein, which produces MIVNKLSELMGRKRLKVADVVRMTGLARNTVADLYYGRSSQANFETLNRLCTALECNLEDILEYVPDNEQEPRE
- a CDS encoding Imm53 family immunity protein, with amino-acid sequence MDILIWLENWFLQNCDNDWEHSYGFRIATLDNPGWSAEISLNETNLEEKEYPKTIIERSNNDWIQTLLRGTVDQTILARYWKYLKNGHQFMLSLNDLEWLRAFKVFFAVICIPRSICCRSQCRGFNHWTAKLRRKSRFIWIKGR
- a CDS encoding endo-beta-N-acetylglucosaminidase; protein product: MKKTSMLLILSTVLILSLMSGSTITASPSTSLGNELTEAQKAPVMMAYYRTWRDVTMPHDANSTLPYPNVTAMTDIPEEIDIVSVFHYVKPGTDEQRFWDTLRDTYVPVLHERQTKVIRTIDIRELYNVPSVGTMPTATEYDDHAQSLIDKYVTPYNLDGLDIDMEETLTQEKETKAFGVFKALSQRLGPMSNSGKLLIYDTNKDNHSLFRKVAPFCDYLFLQAYGRDPGRLDSTWATYKNTILPDQFLPGISFQEELGANWGDAQEPFETSRAYKYAVWQPEDGPKGGMFIYAIDRDGKKYGDNTITKTDFSWTKKLIDVLKNN
- a CDS encoding DUF3006 domain-containing protein translates to MIKGIIDRFECDLAVIEVDGHTVEYPKYLLPAEAEAGDVVIINGNQFTLDKVETKKRKQEIDDLMDDLFED
- a CDS encoding MBL fold metallo-hydrolase, whose product is MRKAYVSIALVFSLLCALFSPALLAHPGKTDANGGHTCRTNCAQWGLKDGEYHYHNKDGSIRKADKQKSTQKEAGTSLILPQKQKAGTLQVYYLDVGQGDSTYIRTPQGQHILIDGGDNDKGQDVVKYLKHLGVKQLDVVIATHPDADHIGGLDDVINAFKVTAVYAPKVSHTTQTYEDFLKAVKKQKLGIKTAKSGVAIPLKGITAEFVAPVKEYGKDLNEWSSVLHLKYKDTSFLFTGDAEANSEADMLEHPKKLRADVLKVGHHGSDTSTSQKFLSAVQPDYAVISAGTDNKYGHPKKETMDKLKKANAKTFRTDTQGTITAISDGKKIKFETVR
- a CDS encoding putative holin-like toxin, which encodes MPVSIYEALSIMFQFGLWIFALFTFVVTLLIYLHTKK